ACGTTTTCCGACTGGAAGCTTGAAGTCCTGATTCAAAAATGGGATACGTATCCATCCGGCGATAAAAAGACCGAAGAACACAATCAGAATTCCCCCCACCTTCCGAATCACTTCCTGATACGTCAACAGGACCTGACCGACAAAAGAGGCGGACGCTCCGAACCCGATAAACAGGGCGGAAAATCCTGCTATAAAGATCAGCGAATGCCAGAGAGTCGTGCGTGTCACTTCCTGTCTGGTAAGGCTGGTATTTTTCCCGGTCAAATCATCGAACGATAATCCCGTTACAAAGGAGATGTAGGAAGGCACAATCGGCAGGACACAAGGGGAAACAAAGGAAACGAGTCCTGCAAGAAAAGACAGCGGCAACGTAACGGAGGAATGATCCATGATTTATCAGACTCGCAGGTATCGGAAAAAAGAGAGGCTTTTTTTCATGATTGTCCTTTCAAGGGACCAGCAAGAAACTTGCTCTGGAAAGCAGGGTCTGTCCAGTTAACAGCCCCTTCGATTGTCCAGAAAATCCTCCCTTGAGGATCGATCAGAACGGAATAGGGCAAGCCGTGAACTTTGTATGCATCCGCGACACGTCCAAGTCCGTCGATGAGGACAGGATAGTTCATTTTGTGTTCCAGAATGAATTTCAGAGTTTTTTTTTCCCGTTCGAGACTTTCCGATATCCCCAGAATGACGACCCGAGAAGCTTCACGGCTCTCAAACTTTTCGAGGGAAGGGATTTCCTTCAGGCAAGGACCACACCAGGTTGCCCAGAAGTTTAACAAAACCCATTTTCCTTTGAATGTTGACAACTCTATGACATGACCATAGACATCATGAAGACGGAATGGCTGGGAATTATCGGCAGCAGCAAGGCTTAGATAACCACCTGGGAAAGAAATGAGGCAAATGCTTGCCAAGACTGAAATCAGAAATAATTTTTTCCGCTTCATCTCTCTATCAATACCCGGAATCAGCTTCCTTGGCTTTGATTGCCAAATAATCTTTCGGCGTCTTTGGTCCTTTGTCCAAAAGAGAAAGAACCTCTTCCAGGTTTTGGCGGACGATCCAGTTCCTCGGTCCAATGACATGCTGGGCAACCACACCATTCTGATCAATGATAAATGTTTCAGGCACCCCGGTAATTTTGTAGAGGTGATCAAGTTTGCTGAACGGATCGAGCGGGATGAGAAAGTGAATATTGTGAGATTTCAGAAATGGCGCTACCTTGCTGGCGTAAAACATGTTGTTTTCATTCACCGCAATCAGGGCAAATTTGTCACCGACTTTTTGCTTCATGCCTTCATACATGATTTCCATCGAAGGCATTTCCTGTTTGCAGGGTTTACACCATGTCGCCCAGAAGTTCAGCATGACGACTTTTCCCCTGTAATCCGAAAGATGAACTGGAGAACCATCGACGGTTTTTAACGAAAAGTCCGGAGCCGTCATTCCGACTTTCACCGGGGCAAATCGATACGTCAAGATGAGATAGGAGAGGACTCCGAGGAAAAGAGCCCCTCCCGCCAGATAGGGCCAAAACTTGCGAACACCAGTCATCATTCTCCCCTAAGCTGCGTAAGCATGCAGTCCAGGAATAATAAAGCTTACGCCCCAATATAGAAAAACAACTGAAACGAATCCTCCGATAGAAAACCACGCACTGGGAGATCCACGTAAACCTCTTGTCATTCGTGCATGCAAATAAGCAGCATAGACAAACCACGTGATAAGAGACCACGTTTCCTTTGGATCCCAGGACCAATATCCTCCCCAGGCCTCATATGCCCACATCGCCCCAAAAATAACCCCCAGCGTCAGAAGCGGAAAGCCGACCATGACAGCCTTGTATGTCATGTCATCCAGGGCATCTGTATTCGGAAACTCTTTGAGAATCCAACCTGTTGTTCCCCGGGACTCCGATCTTTTTTTCAAAAGATAAATCAGAGCAAGAGAGGCAGAAATTCCAAATGCGGCATAAGACATAAACATTGTGAACACATGAATTTTCAGCCAGTAAGAATTGAGGGCTGGATTCAAAGGCTCAACCATCTGGTAACGGTACGGCAAAAGCTTCGCTGCTCCGACAGCAAAAAGCACAAGAGTGAGGACAAAGGCACCGGCCACTCGAACCTTGTACTTCATCTCCATGATCATATATCCCAAGATAGACGCCCAGGAAAAGAGAAATAGAGTTTCATAAAGATTGGACCATGGCGCATGATGATCGGCAATTCCCCGACCGACAAGAGCAGCCGTATTGACTACCCAGCCGGAAAACGTCACGGTCGAAGCCATTTGCCCCATTTCTTTTTTGTGGGAGATCAAAAAGAGAAAATACAGGATTCCAGCGACAAGATAGAGCGCTACGACAGTATTATAGAGTAGAAATGAAGAGCCGATGGAATTGATGAGCGACATTTTAACCCCTTTCACTCAGGCCGGAAATAGTTTTACCCTAACGAAAATGTCTGTCCGTTTTCGGATCCCGATTGAACCGGAATTGACTCTTCTCCCCAACCAAACAAGTCAAATGCAACGTGAAATATGTTCTCATGGTGTCGAATGAATTCAACTAACCCGCCGCCACTGCTGTAGCGGACCCTTTGGCTCCCAGGAAATCCTGTTTTCGGGAAGATGAAATTTCCTGGACCACCTCCTGAAACTCTTTTTCAAATCCCAATTTGTCCTTGTGTCCGAACCCGCCGAGAACAATCTGGACATTTCCCCCGGTATGACGAATACGGGCCCAGATTTTTCTGTGATAGACATACGACGACAGGAAAAGCCCCCCGACAAGCAGAAAGGAACCGGCCCAAACGACTTTTACTCCCGGATCCTTTGCGACTTCCAGCCCAGTGTAGAGCGGAGCATCATATCCGGCAAACACAATAAAATAAGGAAGATTCTTCATCACCTGGATCTGGGGAAAGTTGTAAAAAAACCAGGGACGCCCTATTTCCTTCCCGTTCTGATACACAGCCAATTGAATAGCTGGATTCCCCTCTTTTTCCGACTTACTGTACACAGAGTTTGTTTTTGGATCGAACGCGAAATCCGAAACATACCTCACAACTTTCAAGGACAGGTCCGTCTTTGCTACGGGCTTCAGAGTATTCCAGGGCAATATGACCTGTCCCAGAAACTGTCTTTTGACCCGATTCACGATCAGAACCTTGGCACTGGTCAGCCTGTCAAAAGCATTTCCAAAGCTTGCCTGATAAAAACGCAGACCATCATATTCGAGTGGATGATTGACACTGATAACCTTGTGCTGGACAACCTTCCCGTGCTTTAACACATCCAGATCGCTAAAATACGATTTTACCATTCCATTTGGATAATGGTCGATCCAGAACTTGTTCACCCGCAGGCTAAAATCTCCTTGGGGAACAAATGTCGTCGAGTGGACGTAAAAGGTTCCAAACAGACGGAATCCCAAGAGACTGCCAAGCAATCCTCCACCAAGAATAACAATGACCGACAAATGAGCCGTATGGGAACCAATGCGACCCCAAACCCCCTTCTGACCGAAGACGATCGTTTCCTGACCATCCTGAAGCGTCTGAACCTTATACCGTTTTTTGGAGAAAACGGATTGAACGTGTTTTTCGGCCCCTTCCTCCGAAAAGAGACCTTCCGGAAGGGTCAGTTCCCGGTATTCCCGTTGTTTCTTCAGAAATTCCCGACTGACGTTGACCCGCTCGCGGAACATGGATTTGAATGTGATCGGGAACCGGTTATATACGCAGGAAAGAGCGTTTACACAAAGAAGGGACAGGAGCGAAACGTAATACCAGCTATGATAAATATCATCAACTTTCAGCCGAACAATCCATTTTCCCCACTTCTCTCCGTATTGGCTCAGATAGAAGGAAGATTCACGGCCTTGGTCGATGAACGTTCCGAAAATCGTCAGAAACGCCAGGATTAAAAAGAGGGAAATAGCAAGTCTCAGGGAGGAAAGGATCGCCAATATCCGGGTCCCCCGGAGAGACCAACCCTGTTTTGTCTCTTTTTTCAATTCGGCCGGAGGCTTCTTTGCCTCGTAATAACCGACAGCTCCTGAAAGCTCGACGGTCTGCTGCTCGTCTGGAGTCAAACCATCCGGCATCAATACGCCTCCATATCCATAACAATGGCTTTTTATCTTCGTCCAATAACACGGGATTGAGCTGTCTTATTACTCTAGAACATCCCCATTCCTGGGTCAAGGAAAAGAGTGGCAGGAGGACCAACCAGCGCTATGGAGCGCGCATCGGCCACTGGATTTTTCTGTCAGGGGAGATGTCCGGCTATCAGCGTTTTAAGGGTATTATCTGAAAAAACGATCCCGCCTCCGACAAGCGGCGAGGAAAGATTCTGGTTAAAGGCGTTATACCAGCCTGCTGTGAGCCAGATATGGTTCAGAATTGTATAGTTGAGATACATTCTGGTAAAAGGATTTGGTGCAATCGGATCGTAGGAACCGATATTATAGAGAACAAATGTGAATGTCAGGTTATCTGTCAAAAAAACATCTGTTCCAACCCCAAAACTGTTTTCTATCATCCCTGCCCGAACATCAAAGTTATTAAACTTTTGTCCGAATTCGACGCTGAACTTGATCGCATAGTTATTTTCAGTGACTTGTGATGGTCCGGCAATATAATTTCCGTTCACCTGAGTATAGGGAACAGTCTGATTATAATTTCCCAGCTGAGACGAAACGACCTGAATCTCATAGAACTTGTCCGAACGCGGAAAAATCTGCAGGGTCAAAAACCCGTCCGCTGCCGCATCTCGAGGGAAATAATATCCTTTCATCGAAACATCCAGAACCATCTGATCCGACTTGTGGCTCAAATCGGAAAATTTCTTCAACGTGGCATTCAGATTGTTATATAAGTCCGGATTATTGACGAGCTGCCCAATCGTTCCTTGCCCACTGTCAATTTTGGCCAGGATACTGTCCAGATGGCCAGCCGCCGAATCGACCTTGTTGTAAAGATCCTTGTTATTGACCAGCTGTCCTACAGTGCCCACCCCCTGATCAATTTTGGTTGCAATCGAGTCCACTTTTTTCAAGATCGCCGGAGACTTGTCTTTCAAATTTTTCGTAAAATCTCTCAGATTGTCCGTCAAAACCTTGAGGTTATCCAGCGTCTTCTTCAGATCTTCTGTTCCCTTCTTATTGCCCATTGCTCTTCGCAGAGCCCCTGTAATCGCTTTTATATCGTCCGCAATCCGGTTCAGTTTCCTCACCAGACGGTTCACACTCACAGTTTCTCCAGGGGAAGCCAGCGTTTGCCCGGGTTGAACATAACCCGGATCCTCTGTTTTGGAAGACGGCAAGGAAGGTCCGGGGACCGATGCTCCCGGCTGGGAGGGAAGCGGGTCTCCCCATACCGGCGAAGGCAAGAACCAGGAGAAAGACAAATGGCTTCCGGATTGCTCTTGCCTCTCCCTGTGGGTCGGGAAAAACTGATTTTTCTTGATAATGGGCTTCGCAGATTTTCCGGGGACCAGTTCGATGTAGAGTTTTCCCAGAAATCCATTTGAAAAAATGACGGGATGAATATCTGCAGGAAGCTTGAGGCCGTCAAAAATCATCATTTCGACATGGGCCATTCCGGAAGAACGAAGGGTGATATCGGTCACCTCTCCAACCCGGACCCCCGCGATCCGGACAGCTGTTCCTTTTTCCAACCCATCCACGGAACGAAAGTCGGCATAAATACGGTAACTTCCTTTGGGAGTCAGATGAAAATGCCCAAATCGCAATGTCAGACCAACAGCGACCAGAATAGCCACCACGATAAAGAATCCAAGCTTTGCCTCGGCCGTCCAGTTCATCAAGACTCCATCAAGTGAGATATCGATTGCGAAGGTTGCATGGAAATCAATTGCAATTCAGTCGGGTGTCAAAGCGTTCCGATTGGACCCTGCGTTTCCCCTTTGACAAACTGGGACAAAACAGGGTCATTCGACCTGACGAGATCCTGGGGAGTCCCCAGAAATCGGATTTCTCCCTGGAACAAAAAAAGAACGCGGTCGGCAATTCTCATAGCGCTCTTCATATCATGCGTGATCACAATGCTGGTGACGGATAGGTCAGATTGCATTTTTAAAATCAACTCATCGATGGCCGAGGACAAAACCGGATCCAGGCCCGTCGTGGGCTCGTCATAAAGCAAAATTTCCGGTGCAAGCGCAATGGCCCTCGCGATGCCAACCCTTTTCTTCATCCCTCCCGAGATTTCGGAGGGAAACTTCTTTTCAACGTTTTTTAAACCGACCATGGACAGCTTTTCTCGAGCTTCCCCCAAAATTTCCTTTTCAGACAGGGAAGTATGCATTCGGAGAGCGAAAGCAACATTGTCCAAGACACTCATGGAGTCAAAAAGAGCCGACTCCTGAAAGACCATTCCCATCGTTCTCCGCAAGGCATAAAGCCCTTTCTGCTCAAGGGACATGATCGGTTGACCCTGCACATAGATTTCACCTCTGTCAGCCTTCATAAGACGCATAACATGTTTCAGAAGAACAGACTTTCCCTGGCCGGATCCACCAATCACAACAAAGGTTTCCCCCCGATGCACCTCGAACGTCAGTCCTTTCAAAACAGTTTGTTTTCCAAAAGATTTCCACAGGTTTTCGACCCGTATGGGGGGAATTTCCATCTCTCCGGAATTCATGGAATCTCTCAGAACAGCCATGCTGTGAGGAAATAATCGAGAACGAGGATTGCCATGGAGGAACTGACGACCGCTTTAGTCACGCTCTGGCCCACACCAGCAGCGCCGCCTCTCGCATGATATCCCATATAACAGGAAAAAATAGATAAAACTGCCCCGAAGATACACGCTTTTACCAGTCCAGAGTAAAAGTCGTGGAGGTTTACGTACCGGGCAATACCTTTCACGTAAACATTGGATGGAAGACCGAGCAGATTGACCGCAACAAAGTATCCACCGACAATACCGACAAAGTCTGCCATAACAGTCAGCAGAGGCAAGGCGATCAGACCGGCATAGAAACGAGGAGTCACAAGATACACGAGAGGACTTACAGCCAATGATTCAAGCGCGTCAATCTGTTCCGTAACCCGCATTGTCCCAAGTTCAGCCGCCATGGAGGAACCTGAACGGCCACTGACCATCAGACCGGTAATCACAGGACCAAGTTCACGCGTCAACGAAAGAGAGACAACGGCTCCCACCATTCCTTCGGCATTAAACTTCTGGAAGCCGATCCAGGCTTGCAGGGCAAGGACCATTCCTGTAAAGAGGGCTGTTACAAGAACGACCGGGGTCGAATCCGCACCGACCTTCACAAGTTGAACAAGAAAATTCCACCACAAAAAAGCCGGACGGAACATCCCCGTCAGAGCGGTAACCGTTGTGATCAACAGGTCACCGGATATTGAAAAGAGCCCAATACATTTCCTTCCGACCCAGGCAAAAATTGCCATTAGCCGAAGTTCTCGCTGGAGCTGGCCTTTCTTGAATAAAAGCGTGGCGATCGATTTCCCATCCTGCACACTATCTCATACGGAATCGAACGAATACGGCCGGCGATATCCCATGCGGACATGCTCGAATCCTCTCCATTGCCCAGAACAGTCATCCAGTCTCCCAAACACACTGGACTCTCAGCATCTGTTACATCGACCATCACCATATCCATACACACTCTTCCCAGGAAAGGAAACTTTTGCCCCATTCGAGAGGCCCATCCCCAATTGGAGAGCTCTCTGGGCAACCCATCGGCATATCCCATGCCCAATACACCGACCCGGGTTTTTCGGGAAAGTGACAATGTTCCGCCGTAAGATATTCGGCTTCCTTCCGACAACGTTTTTAAGGAGATCAGACGAGCCTGGATCTCCATCGCAGGTTTTAATCCCGGAAGAGGCAAAGGATCAACCGGGATCCCGTACAGAAGAATTCCGGGACGAATCCAGTATCGGGCATATTTTTCCCAGGCTCTGTTTTTTTTATCCGTAACACTGTATTGTCCGGAGAGAAAGGCCGCACTATTTGCCAGATGAATAACAAAAGGTCTGTCGCACAAAGCCCCACGATCCCAGAGTTCATCAACCATGCATCCGAAGATTCCAATTTGCCGACTGGTTTCTGAAATCTTCTCTCCTTCAGGAAAATGCGACATGACCCCTTCGATCCGGAGAGAGGACTCCATCCCGATTTTGTCGCATACCCAGGAAATATCTTCGGGCAAAAACCCCAATCGCCCCATTCCGACATCAAATTTCAGATGGATATGAACTTCCATTTTTCTGGACAGATCAAGCGCTGCCTCCAGAAGTTCACAATTATGGATCACAGGGGTCAATCCGAAGGCAATGCAATCCTCCAGCTCTGACGGGAGTATGCCCCCCATCACGATGACCTTCGCCGATATTTCTGCCTTCCTGAGACGGACTCCTTCTTCAAGACCCATCACTCCAAGTGCCGGTACACCCTTTTCCACGAAATTTTTTGCAACCGGAAGCATTCCATGCCCATAGGCATCTGCCTTTACCACAGGAAGAATCTCGATTGAGGAAGGAAGGCGGGAACGAATCCATTCCAGATTGTTCGAAAGAGCATCAAGGTCAACAATTAAACGGCTTCTGGAAAGGTCTCTTCCAGCATATCCCGGGATTTCAATAAGGGAGGATTCACTTTCCATCGAGTTCGACCGTCAATCAGGTGGTCATGATCTCTTGTTCTTTTTTCTGCGTCAGGTCATCAATCTTTTGAACTGTCTGGTCCGTCATTTTTTGCAATTCATCCTGAAGCTTTTTCAGGCGGTCTTCCTGAATCAATCCATCGGATTTCTTTTTCTTCAAATCGTCGTTGCCGTCCCGTCGAATGTTCCGAATGGCGATTTTGGCTTCCTCAGCCATTTTTTTCAGCAGCTTGACCATCTGTTTTCGTCGCTCTTCTGTCATGGGAGGGACGGCGATGCGGATCACCTTTCCATCATTTTGCGGGGTCAGGCCAATGTTCGCTGCCAGAATGGCCTTCTCTATCTCCGGAATCATTTTCATATCCCAAGGAGAAATAACAATAATCCTGTTATCCATAATATTCAGAGAAGCCACTTTATCGACGGAGGAGGGATTTCCATAATAGGAAACCTTTACATTTTCAAGAAGGGATAATGAAGGACGTCCCGTCCGAAGCGTTTGAATTTCCTTCTTGAAAAATTCAACCGCACTCTCCAGTTTTTTCTGTGGTTCTTTCAGATCCGCGTCCATGAATTTCCCTCCGGTCCTCTGTCAGCCCATCCGTCAATGGTGAACAAATGTCCCCAGACTCTCTCCACGGATGACACTCATGATGTTTCCTTCACCCATAAGATCAAAGACAACAATCGGCATATCATTTTCCCGGCAAAGAGCAATTGCCGTCTGGTCCATAACTCGCAAATTTTTTTCGAGAACTTCCGCATAGGTGAGTCGCAGAAATTTTTGGGCATGTGGGCTCTTCTTGGGATCCTCCGTATAAATCCCGTCCACCTTTGTTGCCTTCAAAACAACCTCTGCTCCGATTTCACTGGCTCTCAATGCAGCTGCCGTATCTGTTGTAAAGTATGGATTCCCGGTTCCACCAGCAAAAATAATCACTCGGCCTTTTTCAAGATGTCGAATGGCTCTCCTTCGTATATAGGGTTCCGCCAGGGCCCTCATTTCTATGGCTGACAAAACACGCGTGGGAACCCCTTTTCTCTCAAGAGCCGACTGCAATGCCAGACTGTTCAAAACTGTTGCAAGCATTCCCATATAATCAGCTGAAGCCCTTTCGATTCCCTGCTCAATTCCGGCAAGACCCCGAAAAAAATTTCCCCCTCCAATGACAATGCCCAGCTCGGTTCCACTGTTGAGAACAGACTGGATATCCCCAGAAATCCTGTCAAGCACAAGAGGATCAATCCCGAAGGATTGATCCCCCATCAGTGCTTCACCGGAAAGCTTTAAAAGAACCCTTTTATAGGGCCCCATCAATCGTTCCCTTCACCAATCTGGAACCGGCTGAACCGGTTCACCGTGATGTTTTCTCCTAACTTTGCGATAGCTGCCGCCACTAGATCTTTGACGAGAATGCCGGGATCCTTGACGTAAGGCTGGTCCAGAAGACACTTCTCCTGCATAAACTTGTCGAGCTTTCCTTGAACGATTTGGCCACGAACTTTTTCTGGCTTGTCCTGAACCTCTTCTTCAAACTTTTTCCGGGCAGTATCCATTACATCCTGAGGAATGTCCTTTTTTTCAACATAGGAAGGCGAAGAAGCAGCAATATGCATCGCCAGATTTTTGACGAGTTCCCTGAAATCTTCTGTCCTCGCAACAAAGTCTGTTTCGCAGTTCACTTCCACAAGGACGCCGATTTTATTGCCGGCGTGAATATAAGAGGAGACGATCCCTTCGGATGTCATACGGTCCGATTTTTTTTGTGCCTGCAGGGAACCTTTTTGCTTAAGAACCTCAAAAGCTTTCTCAATATCTCCGCCAGCTTCCAGCAATGCCTTCCTGCATTCCATGAATCCAGCCTGCGTCTTTTCCCGAAGCTCTTTTACCAACTGGGCACTAACGTCCAATCCTGAATCCCCCTTCCTACTCTTTTCCCAATTTCCGTTCATGCCCTGAGAAGCGAGTACAGGTATTAAGCTTCATCTCCAGACTTCTTCTCGCTGTCCTCTTCTTCCCGGGTGTCACCAGAAGACTCCGATACAGCTGCTTCACGTCCTTTTTGAACCTGACTTTCCAACGCGCCGTCAAGGACAGCATCGGCAATTCCAGCTGTAATCAGGCGGATAGACCGAATGGCATCATCATTTGAAGGGATTGGAAACTGGATCATGTCCGGATCGCAGTTTGTATCGACCATC
The sequence above is drawn from the Leptospirillum ferriphilum ML-04 genome and encodes:
- the frr gene encoding ribosome recycling factor → MDADLKEPQKKLESAVEFFKKEIQTLRTGRPSLSLLENVKVSYYGNPSSVDKVASLNIMDNRIIVISPWDMKMIPEIEKAILAANIGLTPQNDGKVIRIAVPPMTEERRKQMVKLLKKMAEEAKIAIRNIRRDGNDDLKKKKSDGLIQEDRLKKLQDELQKMTDQTVQKIDDLTQKKEQEIMTT
- a CDS encoding MlaD family protein, with the protein product MNWTAEAKLGFFIVVAILVAVGLTLRFGHFHLTPKGSYRIYADFRSVDGLEKGTAVRIAGVRVGEVTDITLRSSGMAHVEMMIFDGLKLPADIHPVIFSNGFLGKLYIELVPGKSAKPIIKKNQFFPTHRERQEQSGSHLSFSWFLPSPVWGDPLPSQPGASVPGPSLPSSKTEDPGYVQPGQTLASPGETVSVNRLVRKLNRIADDIKAITGALRRAMGNKKGTEDLKKTLDNLKVLTDNLRDFTKNLKDKSPAILKKVDSIATKIDQGVGTVGQLVNNKDLYNKVDSAAGHLDSILAKIDSGQGTIGQLVNNPDLYNNLNATLKKFSDLSHKSDQMVLDVSMKGYYFPRDAAADGFLTLQIFPRSDKFYEIQVVSSQLGNYNQTVPYTQVNGNYIAGPSQVTENNYAIKFSVEFGQKFNNFDVRAGMIENSFGVGTDVFLTDNLTFTFVLYNIGSYDPIAPNPFTRMYLNYTILNHIWLTAGWYNAFNQNLSSPLVGGGIVFSDNTLKTLIAGHLP
- a CDS encoding TlpA family protein disulfide reductase is translated as MKRKKLFLISVLASICLISFPGGYLSLAAADNSQPFRLHDVYGHVIELSTFKGKWVLLNFWATWCGPCLKEIPSLEKFESREASRVVILGISESLEREKKTLKFILEHKMNYPVLIDGLGRVADAYKVHGLPYSVLIDPQGRIFWTIEGAVNWTDPAFQSKFLAGPLKGQS
- a CDS encoding TlpA disulfide reductase family protein, with the translated sequence MTAPDFSLKTVDGSPVHLSDYRGKVVMLNFWATWCKPCKQEMPSMEIMYEGMKQKVGDKFALIAVNENNMFYASKVAPFLKSHNIHFLIPLDPFSKLDHLYKITGVPETFIIDQNGVVAQHVIGPRNWIVRQNLEEVLSLLDKGPKTPKDYLAIKAKEADSGY
- a CDS encoding MlaE family ABC transporter permease, with product MAIFAWVGRKCIGLFSISGDLLITTVTALTGMFRPAFLWWNFLVQLVKVGADSTPVVLVTALFTGMVLALQAWIGFQKFNAEGMVGAVVSLSLTRELGPVITGLMVSGRSGSSMAAELGTMRVTEQIDALESLAVSPLVYLVTPRFYAGLIALPLLTVMADFVGIVGGYFVAVNLLGLPSNVYVKGIARYVNLHDFYSGLVKACIFGAVLSIFSCYMGYHARGGAAGVGQSVTKAVVSSSMAILVLDYFLTAWLF
- the ccsB gene encoding c-type cytochrome biogenesis protein CcsB, whose protein sequence is MSLINSIGSSFLLYNTVVALYLVAGILYFLFLISHKKEMGQMASTVTFSGWVVNTAALVGRGIADHHAPWSNLYETLFLFSWASILGYMIMEMKYKVRVAGAFVLTLVLFAVGAAKLLPYRYQMVEPLNPALNSYWLKIHVFTMFMSYAAFGISASLALIYLLKKRSESRGTTGWILKEFPNTDALDDMTYKAVMVGFPLLTLGVIFGAMWAYEAWGGYWSWDPKETWSLITWFVYAAYLHARMTRGLRGSPSAWFSIGGFVSVVFLYWGVSFIIPGLHAYAA
- the alr gene encoding alanine racemase; the protein is MESESSLIEIPGYAGRDLSRSRLIVDLDALSNNLEWIRSRLPSSIEILPVVKADAYGHGMLPVAKNFVEKGVPALGVMGLEEGVRLRKAEISAKVIVMGGILPSELEDCIAFGLTPVIHNCELLEAALDLSRKMEVHIHLKFDVGMGRLGFLPEDISWVCDKIGMESSLRIEGVMSHFPEGEKISETSRQIGIFGCMVDELWDRGALCDRPFVIHLANSAAFLSGQYSVTDKKNRAWEKYARYWIRPGILLYGIPVDPLPLPGLKPAMEIQARLISLKTLSEGSRISYGGTLSLSRKTRVGVLGMGYADGLPRELSNWGWASRMGQKFPFLGRVCMDMVMVDVTDAESPVCLGDWMTVLGNGEDSSMSAWDIAGRIRSIPYEIVCRMGNRSPRFYSRKASSSENFG
- a CDS encoding ABC transporter ATP-binding protein translates to MNSGEMEIPPIRVENLWKSFGKQTVLKGLTFEVHRGETFVVIGGSGQGKSVLLKHVMRLMKADRGEIYVQGQPIMSLEQKGLYALRRTMGMVFQESALFDSMSVLDNVAFALRMHTSLSEKEILGEAREKLSMVGLKNVEKKFPSEISGGMKKRVGIARAIALAPEILLYDEPTTGLDPVLSSAIDELILKMQSDLSVTSIVITHDMKSAMRIADRVLFLFQGEIRFLGTPQDLVRSNDPVLSQFVKGETQGPIGTL
- the tsf gene encoding translation elongation factor Ts is translated as MNGNWEKSRKGDSGLDVSAQLVKELREKTQAGFMECRKALLEAGGDIEKAFEVLKQKGSLQAQKKSDRMTSEGIVSSYIHAGNKIGVLVEVNCETDFVARTEDFRELVKNLAMHIAASSPSYVEKKDIPQDVMDTARKKFEEEVQDKPEKVRGQIVQGKLDKFMQEKCLLDQPYVKDPGILVKDLVAAAIAKLGENITVNRFSRFQIGEGND
- the pyrH gene encoding UMP kinase; this translates as MGPYKRVLLKLSGEALMGDQSFGIDPLVLDRISGDIQSVLNSGTELGIVIGGGNFFRGLAGIEQGIERASADYMGMLATVLNSLALQSALERKGVPTRVLSAIEMRALAEPYIRRRAIRHLEKGRVIIFAGGTGNPYFTTDTAAALRASEIGAEVVLKATKVDGIYTEDPKKSPHAQKFLRLTYAEVLEKNLRVMDQTAIALCRENDMPIVVFDLMGEGNIMSVIRGESLGTFVHH
- a CDS encoding cytochrome c biogenesis CcdA family protein, with the translated sequence MDHSSVTLPLSFLAGLVSFVSPCVLPIVPSYISFVTGLSFDDLTGKNTSLTRQEVTRTTLWHSLIFIAGFSALFIGFGASASFVGQVLLTYQEVIRKVGGILIVFFGLFIAGWIRIPFLNQDFKLPVGKRKSTVIGTFLIGVGFAAGWTPCVGPILGTILVYAGTEGKVVRGIELLTAYSLGLAVPFLLSAIMFNSFLGSFRQISRWIPLITKSSGVFLIVMGVLIFSNAFSILSAFLTQHHIGWTSTL
- the resB gene encoding cytochrome c biogenesis protein ResB — translated: MPDGLTPDEQQTVELSGAVGYYEAKKPPAELKKETKQGWSLRGTRILAILSSLRLAISLFLILAFLTIFGTFIDQGRESSFYLSQYGEKWGKWIVRLKVDDIYHSWYYVSLLSLLCVNALSCVYNRFPITFKSMFRERVNVSREFLKKQREYRELTLPEGLFSEEGAEKHVQSVFSKKRYKVQTLQDGQETIVFGQKGVWGRIGSHTAHLSVIVILGGGLLGSLLGFRLFGTFYVHSTTFVPQGDFSLRVNKFWIDHYPNGMVKSYFSDLDVLKHGKVVQHKVISVNHPLEYDGLRFYQASFGNAFDRLTSAKVLIVNRVKRQFLGQVILPWNTLKPVAKTDLSLKVVRYVSDFAFDPKTNSVYSKSEKEGNPAIQLAVYQNGKEIGRPWFFYNFPQIQVMKNLPYFIVFAGYDAPLYTGLEVAKDPGVKVVWAGSFLLVGGLFLSSYVYHRKIWARIRHTGGNVQIVLGGFGHKDKLGFEKEFQEVVQEISSSRKQDFLGAKGSATAVAAG